A region of Massilia sp. WG5 DNA encodes the following proteins:
- the serB gene encoding phosphoserine phosphatase SerB: MSTKLILQSPAAGQAALAHIAALANPQSTTPIHAHALRCDGFAFTPALRAQVDAAAHAAGVDATFIDADRTLADFRLVAMDMDSTLITIECIDEIADMQGLKPQVSAITEAAMRGELDFSESLKRRVALLEGLPVDALERVYEERLRISPGGEAMLETVQAAGLKTLLVSGGFTFFTERLKTRLKLDHVHANVLEAEGGVLTGRVVGGIVDAEEKMRTVQRVCAGMDIEPRQAIVMGDGANDLRMMGIAGLSLAFRAKPVVRAQADVALNFTGLDGLLAILQ; encoded by the coding sequence ATGTCCACGAAACTGATACTCCAGAGCCCGGCGGCCGGCCAGGCCGCGCTCGCGCACATCGCTGCGCTGGCGAACCCGCAATCGACCACCCCCATCCACGCGCACGCGCTGCGCTGCGACGGCTTCGCATTCACGCCGGCGCTGAGGGCGCAGGTGGACGCCGCCGCCCACGCGGCCGGCGTCGACGCCACCTTCATCGACGCCGACCGGACCCTGGCCGATTTCAGGCTGGTGGCGATGGACATGGACTCGACCCTGATCACCATCGAGTGCATCGACGAGATCGCCGACATGCAGGGCCTGAAGCCGCAGGTGTCGGCGATCACCGAAGCCGCGATGCGCGGCGAGCTGGATTTCTCGGAAAGCCTGAAGCGCCGCGTGGCCCTGCTGGAGGGCCTGCCGGTCGACGCCCTGGAGCGCGTCTACGAAGAGCGCCTGCGCATCTCGCCGGGCGGCGAGGCGATGCTGGAAACGGTGCAGGCGGCCGGCCTGAAGACCCTGCTGGTGTCGGGCGGCTTCACCTTCTTCACCGAGCGCCTCAAGACCCGCCTGAAGCTCGACCATGTGCACGCCAACGTGCTGGAAGCGGAAGGCGGCGTGCTGACCGGGCGCGTGGTCGGCGGCATCGTCGATGCCGAGGAAAAGATGCGCACCGTGCAGCGCGTGTGCGCCGGAATGGACATCGAGCCGCGCCAGGCCATCGTGATGGGCGACGGCGCCAACGACCTCAGGATGATGGGCATCGCCGGGCTGTCGCTGGCCTTCCGCGCCAAGCCGGTGGTGCGGGCGCAGGCCGATGTCGCGCTGAATTTCACCGGGCTGGATGGCTTGCTGGCCATCCTGCAGTAA
- a CDS encoding SGNH/GDSL hydrolase family protein produces the protein MNATRLPRKGLARPDAPASLPRRDFLLGGPALAAALALPSAGSLAQAAERWVATWGAAPAGPPLSGSAMSLSSQTLRLIVHASVGGSRARIRISNEMGSAPLSIGAARIALRAGASGTVAGTDRQLLFGGRAAVTIAAGAAVLSDPASFNLPPFADLAVSLYLPGAARVTTLHSLARQTSYVSTAGDRSANGVFPVQRTIPSWPFLTGVEVSGAYSGLSASAAVVALGDSLTDGQASTENANRRWPDALARRLQLELGTAGNIGVANRGIAGNCLLTEFATTPLSGRRALERFDRDVLATAGARWLFVLIGINDILFSAAARPIPVENLVAGHQQLVARAHAAGLLAIGATLTPFEGLSYYNTARESVRKRFNDWMRGSGVYDAVVDTDLALRDPARPTRLRPAYDSGDHLHPNDAGYAAIAQAVPLSLFTAG, from the coding sequence ATGAATGCGACTCGACTTCCCCGCAAGGGGCTTGCCCGTCCGGATGCCCCCGCCAGCCTGCCGCGGCGGGACTTCCTCCTCGGCGGTCCGGCGCTCGCCGCCGCGCTCGCCCTGCCCTCGGCGGGGTCGCTCGCGCAGGCCGCCGAGCGCTGGGTCGCCACCTGGGGCGCGGCCCCGGCCGGCCCGCCGCTGTCCGGCTCGGCGATGAGCCTGTCGAGCCAGACGCTGCGCCTGATCGTGCACGCCAGCGTCGGCGGCAGCCGGGCGCGCATCCGCATTTCGAACGAGATGGGCAGCGCGCCATTGAGCATCGGCGCGGCCCGCATCGCCCTGCGCGCCGGCGCCTCCGGCACCGTGGCCGGCACCGACCGCCAGCTGCTGTTCGGCGGGCGCGCCGCGGTGACGATTGCGGCGGGCGCCGCCGTGCTGTCGGATCCGGCCAGCTTCAACCTGCCGCCCTTCGCCGACCTCGCCGTCAGCCTCTACCTGCCGGGCGCCGCGCGCGTGACCACGCTGCACAGCCTGGCGCGCCAGACCAGCTATGTCTCGACCGCGGGCGACCGCAGCGCCAACGGCGTTTTTCCGGTCCAGCGCACCATCCCGAGCTGGCCCTTCCTCACCGGGGTCGAGGTCAGCGGCGCCTATTCCGGCCTGTCGGCGTCCGCCGCCGTGGTCGCGCTCGGCGACTCGCTCACCGACGGCCAGGCCAGTACCGAGAACGCCAACCGGCGCTGGCCGGACGCATTGGCGCGCCGCCTGCAGCTGGAGCTCGGCACGGCCGGGAACATCGGCGTGGCCAACCGCGGCATCGCCGGCAACTGCCTGCTGACGGAATTCGCGACCACCCCGCTGTCCGGCCGGCGCGCCCTCGAGCGCTTCGACCGCGACGTGCTGGCGACCGCCGGCGCGCGCTGGCTGTTCGTACTCATCGGGATCAATGACATCCTGTTCAGCGCCGCCGCGCGTCCGATCCCGGTCGAGAACCTGGTCGCCGGCCACCAGCAGCTGGTGGCGCGCGCGCATGCCGCGGGCCTGCTGGCGATCGGCGCGACCCTCACGCCCTTCGAGGGCCTGTCCTACTACAACACGGCGCGCGAATCGGTGCGCAAGCGTTTCAACGACTGGATGCGCGGCAGCGGCGTCTACGATGCGGTGGTCGATACCGACCTCGCCCTGCGCGACCCGGCCCGCCCGACGCGCCTGCGGCCGGCCTACGACAGCGGTGACCACCTGCATCCGAACGACGCCGGCTACGCGGCGATCGCGCAGGCGGTACCGCTGAGCCTGTTTACCGCAGGCTAG
- a CDS encoding PAS domain-containing protein has product MPLSDDDHRRLFDASPNPYLVLDRQLNIVSANQAYLASTQRELDDIVGRWIWDAFPTDPETQRQQMASFERVLCSGRPDTMALLRYDIPRPAARGGGFETRYWTITHVPVPGADGEVELVLQHPIDVTEIEGMGHGVPESPDPPSAALAAGQSGLIDRARQVGQANLHLQADLDRLTALFQKAPGFMAVLRGPRHVCEFANEALHALLGRRDYLGKPLPDALPELAAQGVFERLDRVYASGLEFVGYGLPVLLRRPGAQEPERRFINLIYQPIVEKGAVAGIFVEGSDVTEQHLARALVEEQVEELRRAERRLGFQLELADRLRPLASSVEVIEAASALLGQHLRLARVVFAEVDPDSMAVTIRRDWCRRGMASVAGIETTLDDFGPGMADELRDNRNVLVCDTRSDPRTAGHAAAYEAVGVRAHLSIPLTKGGRMRGVLSLHDSAPRDWPLDELRMAQDMAERTWAAVEAAGAQAELRAERDQSQYIFDTMNEGFALIDRDWTIVRMNASGLQLVQHTADEVIGQNHWKVFPEAAGTAVERICRTVKAGGSADSVEYPYPLPEGGMRWMEVRVFPALHGGLATFFRDVTLRRNAQDALRRTAENLRFTLDAARLGDWDLDLRTGESRCSLRHDECFGYREPVPAWSPAAFFAHLHPDDRARVEREFREAMGADRIWRTETRVIWPDGSVHWLAVQGTVYVENGEPQRMAGIVFDISERKNAEEQLRLEAHRKDEFLAMLAHELRNPLAPIGAAADLLVMGGLEPARMRRTSAIITRQVGHMTSLIDDLLDVSRVTRGLVTLEKEPVDVKAAVADAVEQVRPLIEARRHRLEVHLAPEHALVEGDRKRLVQVLANLLGNAAKYTPEGGRIVLETEAESVPASGRVVLCVSDNGIGMTAEVQRAAFDLFTQAERTPDRSQGGLGIGLALVKSLAELHGGTVHAHSDGPGKGSRFTVRLPRMPERRSGSPAGRTALAVREALPAPERKRLVLVVDDNVDAAQLLAMVLENLGCQVLVEHDPHRALELAAARRPEVCILDIGLPDMDGNELARRLRAQPATRDALLIAVTGYGRPQDREQALAAGFDHHLVKPVDVHRLLELLA; this is encoded by the coding sequence ATGCCGCTCTCCGACGACGACCACCGGCGCCTGTTCGACGCCTCGCCGAATCCCTACCTCGTCCTCGACCGCCAGCTGAACATCGTGTCCGCCAACCAGGCCTACCTGGCGTCGACGCAGCGCGAGCTCGACGACATCGTGGGGCGCTGGATCTGGGATGCCTTTCCCACCGATCCCGAAACCCAGCGCCAGCAGATGGCCTCCTTCGAACGCGTGCTGTGCAGCGGCCGGCCGGACACCATGGCGCTGCTGCGCTACGACATTCCACGCCCGGCGGCCCGCGGCGGCGGCTTCGAGACGCGCTACTGGACCATCACCCACGTCCCCGTGCCCGGCGCCGACGGCGAAGTCGAGCTGGTGCTGCAGCATCCGATCGACGTCACCGAGATCGAAGGCATGGGCCACGGCGTGCCCGAATCGCCGGACCCGCCGTCGGCGGCGCTGGCGGCCGGGCAGAGCGGCCTGATCGACCGGGCGCGCCAGGTGGGCCAGGCCAACCTGCACCTGCAGGCCGACCTCGACCGCCTGACAGCCCTGTTCCAGAAGGCGCCCGGCTTCATGGCCGTGCTGCGCGGCCCGCGTCACGTCTGCGAGTTCGCCAACGAGGCCCTGCACGCGCTGCTGGGGCGCCGCGACTACCTCGGCAAGCCGCTGCCGGATGCGCTGCCCGAGCTGGCCGCGCAAGGCGTGTTCGAACGCCTGGACCGGGTCTACGCCAGCGGCCTGGAGTTCGTCGGCTACGGACTGCCGGTGCTGCTGCGGCGCCCCGGCGCGCAAGAGCCCGAACGGCGCTTCATCAACCTGATCTACCAGCCGATCGTCGAGAAGGGCGCGGTCGCCGGCATCTTCGTCGAAGGCTCCGACGTCACCGAGCAGCACCTGGCGCGCGCCCTGGTCGAGGAACAGGTGGAGGAACTGCGGCGCGCAGAGCGCAGGCTCGGCTTCCAGCTCGAGCTGGCCGACCGCCTGCGGCCGCTGGCGTCGAGCGTCGAGGTGATCGAGGCCGCCAGCGCGCTGCTCGGGCAGCACCTGCGGCTGGCGCGGGTGGTGTTCGCGGAAGTCGATCCCGATTCGATGGCGGTGACGATCCGGCGCGACTGGTGCCGGCGCGGCATGGCCAGCGTGGCCGGCATCGAGACCACGCTGGACGACTTCGGGCCCGGCATGGCCGACGAGCTGCGCGACAACCGCAACGTGCTGGTCTGCGATACGCGCAGCGACCCGCGCACCGCCGGCCATGCCGCGGCCTACGAAGCGGTGGGCGTGCGCGCCCACCTGAGCATTCCGCTGACCAAGGGCGGCAGGATGCGCGGGGTGCTGAGCCTGCACGACTCGGCGCCGCGCGACTGGCCGCTGGACGAATTGCGGATGGCCCAGGATATGGCGGAACGGACCTGGGCCGCGGTCGAGGCGGCGGGCGCCCAGGCCGAGCTGCGCGCCGAGCGCGACCAGTCGCAGTACATCTTCGACACCATGAACGAAGGCTTCGCCCTGATCGATCGCGACTGGACCATCGTGCGCATGAACGCATCCGGGCTGCAGCTGGTCCAGCATACCGCGGACGAGGTGATCGGGCAGAATCACTGGAAGGTGTTCCCGGAGGCCGCCGGCACGGCCGTGGAAAGGATCTGCCGCACCGTCAAGGCCGGCGGCAGCGCCGACAGCGTCGAATACCCCTATCCCTTGCCCGAAGGTGGGATGCGCTGGATGGAAGTCAGGGTGTTCCCGGCCCTGCACGGCGGGCTGGCGACCTTTTTCCGCGACGTGACCCTGCGGCGCAACGCCCAGGACGCCTTGCGCCGCACCGCCGAGAACCTGCGCTTCACCCTCGACGCCGCCCGCCTCGGCGACTGGGACCTGGACCTGCGCACCGGCGAGTCGCGCTGCTCGCTGCGCCACGACGAGTGCTTCGGCTACCGCGAACCGGTGCCGGCCTGGAGTCCGGCGGCCTTCTTCGCGCACCTTCATCCGGACGACCGCGCGCGCGTCGAGCGCGAGTTCCGCGAGGCCATGGGAGCGGACCGGATCTGGCGCACCGAGACCCGCGTGATCTGGCCGGACGGCAGCGTGCACTGGCTGGCCGTGCAGGGTACGGTCTACGTCGAGAACGGCGAGCCGCAGCGCATGGCCGGCATCGTGTTCGATATCAGCGAGCGCAAGAACGCCGAAGAGCAGCTGCGCCTCGAGGCCCACCGCAAGGACGAATTCCTGGCAATGCTGGCGCACGAGCTGCGCAATCCGCTGGCGCCGATCGGCGCCGCCGCCGACCTGCTGGTGATGGGCGGCCTGGAGCCGGCCCGGATGCGCCGCACCAGCGCCATCATCACGCGCCAGGTCGGCCACATGACCAGCCTGATCGACGACCTGCTGGACGTCTCGCGCGTGACGCGCGGGCTGGTGACGCTGGAGAAGGAACCGGTGGACGTGAAGGCGGCCGTGGCCGACGCGGTGGAGCAGGTGCGGCCGTTGATCGAGGCGCGCCGCCACCGGCTCGAAGTCCACCTGGCGCCCGAGCACGCGCTGGTCGAGGGCGACCGCAAGCGCCTGGTGCAGGTGCTGGCCAACCTGCTCGGCAACGCCGCCAAGTACACCCCCGAGGGCGGCCGCATCGTGCTGGAGACGGAAGCGGAGTCGGTGCCGGCTTCCGGACGCGTGGTCCTGTGCGTGAGCGACAACGGGATCGGCATGACGGCCGAGGTGCAGCGCGCCGCCTTCGATTTGTTCACCCAGGCCGAGCGCACGCCGGACCGTTCGCAGGGCGGGCTGGGCATCGGCCTGGCCCTCGTGAAGAGCCTGGCCGAGCTGCACGGCGGCACGGTGCACGCCCACAGCGACGGACCGGGCAAGGGCAGCCGCTTCACGGTCCGCCTGCCGCGCATGCCGGAGCGGCGCAGCGGATCGCCCGCCGGGCGGACCGCGCTGGCCGTGCGCGAGGCGCTGCCGGCGCCCGAGCGCAAGCGCCTGGTGCTGGTGGTGGACGACAACGTCGACGCCGCCCAGCTGCTGGCGATGGTGCTGGAAAACCTCGGCTGCCAGGTGCTCGTCGAGCACGACCCGCACCGCGCGCTGGAACTCGCCGCGGCGCGCAGGCCCGAGGTCTGCATCCTCGACATCGGCCTGCCCGACATGGACGGCAACGAGCTGGCGCGGCGCCTTCGGGCCCAGCCGGCGACCCGGGATGCGCTGCTGATCGCCGTGACGGGCTACGGCCGCCCGCAGGACCGCGAGCAGGCGCTGGCGGCCGGCTTCGACCACCACCTGGTCAAGCCGGTCGACGTGCATCGCCTGCTGGAACTCCTCGCCTGA
- a CDS encoding Lrp/AsnC family transcriptional regulator has protein sequence MKDGQLDDIDRHILRTLSRDGRISNQKLADTVNLSPTPCWHRVKALEDAGFITGYAAVFDQRRMGVPDTVIIEVTVDRHDDEILQAFSAALAELPEVIEAYLLSGEYDYLIKVAVAGTEGYESFLRQKLYKLPGVRHTRSTFALRCLKRSPSVNP, from the coding sequence ATGAAGGACGGCCAGCTCGACGATATCGACCGCCACATCCTGCGCACCCTGAGCCGCGACGGCCGCATCAGCAACCAGAAACTGGCCGACACCGTCAACCTGTCGCCGACGCCCTGCTGGCACCGCGTCAAGGCGCTCGAAGACGCCGGTTTCATCACCGGCTACGCGGCGGTGTTCGACCAGCGCCGCATGGGCGTGCCGGACACCGTGATCATCGAAGTCACGGTCGACCGCCACGACGACGAGATCCTGCAGGCCTTCTCGGCCGCCCTGGCCGAGCTGCCGGAAGTGATCGAAGCCTACCTGCTGTCGGGCGAGTACGATTACCTGATCAAGGTGGCGGTGGCCGGCACCGAGGGTTACGAGAGCTTCCTGCGCCAGAAGCTGTACAAGCTGCCCGGCGTGCGCCACACCCGGTCGACCTTTGCGCTGCGCTGCCTGAAGCGCTCGCCTTCCGTGAATCCTTGA
- a CDS encoding DMT family transporter, which translates to MSEAVSRGGLGVQGAAFNAELPLMLVTPALFAANLVVARWAQGAAIPPVFLAFGRWALAFMILMPSVGPRMWALRGTLLASWPRILLLATLGMGMAVAPQYIGARHTGAANVAIILAACPALVTLVERLVWKAPLGRRQAAGLSVAIAGVLVVLSKGKLAALGQLEFGRGDLWVVLAAIGWSLYTVFNKRVPLPPLPGTVKLAALIGGGALVLAPFAAVEALSGDVPNFGDGRLYLALAFLAVVPSLGAYFCFDRLVAVAGPARASMAVYLIPLFATLAAWPLLGEAPHLYHVTGFGMILVAVALSSRRRLA; encoded by the coding sequence GTGTCGGAAGCAGTATCCCGCGGTGGACTTGGCGTCCAGGGCGCCGCCTTCAATGCCGAATTGCCCCTCATGCTGGTGACCCCCGCGCTGTTCGCCGCCAACCTTGTGGTCGCACGCTGGGCGCAGGGCGCGGCGATTCCCCCCGTATTCCTCGCCTTCGGCCGCTGGGCCCTGGCCTTCATGATCCTGATGCCCTCGGTGGGTCCGCGCATGTGGGCGCTGCGCGGCACACTGCTCGCCAGCTGGCCTCGCATCCTGCTGCTGGCCACGCTCGGCATGGGCATGGCTGTTGCACCGCAATACATCGGCGCGCGCCACACCGGCGCCGCCAACGTCGCCATCATCCTGGCCGCCTGCCCGGCCCTGGTCACCCTGGTCGAGCGCCTGGTATGGAAGGCGCCGCTGGGCCGCCGCCAGGCCGCGGGCCTGTCGGTCGCCATCGCCGGCGTGCTGGTGGTGCTGTCGAAGGGGAAGCTCGCCGCGCTCGGCCAGCTGGAATTCGGCCGCGGCGACCTGTGGGTGGTGCTGGCGGCGATCGGCTGGTCGCTGTACACGGTGTTCAACAAGCGCGTGCCGCTGCCGCCCCTGCCGGGCACGGTCAAGCTGGCCGCCCTGATCGGCGGCGGCGCGCTGGTGCTGGCGCCGTTCGCGGCGGTCGAAGCCCTCAGCGGCGACGTGCCGAACTTCGGCGACGGCCGCCTGTACCTGGCGCTCGCCTTCCTCGCCGTCGTTCCCAGCCTGGGCGCCTATTTCTGCTTCGACCGCCTGGTGGCGGTGGCCGGCCCGGCGCGCGCCAGCATGGCGGTGTACCTGATCCCGCTCTTCGCGACGCTGGCGGCCTGGCCCCTGCTGGGCGAGGCGCCGCACCTGTACCACGTGACCGGTTTCGGCATGATCCTGGTGGCCGTGGCGCTGTCCAGCCGGCGCCGCCTCGCCTGA
- a CDS encoding NADP-dependent oxidoreductase, protein MIHQNRQWIYAKRPDGRVGNEHYVLNESEISDELAINEVLVRARYISVDPYMRIQQAERNTYDLPHPLGIVQRAGVVGQVVASNAAGFAEGDWVSTYSGWQLYAKCHQSELTRLDPETAPVTSALGVLGMPGRTAWFGLMEAGKPRPGDTLVVSGAAGAVGSLVAQFGKRAGCRVVGIAGGPAKCAFLTDTLGLDAAVDYRAHTTAESLRAAIEALTGGVDIYFDNVGGMVTDAVIPLIKLRARIVICGAIAQYDGGLDTPDLAPRFLQHMLFKRATIQGILARDFTARMGEMLEVVSPWVKRGEIVSQETIVDGFEQLPAALASLFDGRNLGKLLVRV, encoded by the coding sequence ATGATTCATCAAAACCGCCAATGGATCTACGCCAAGCGGCCGGACGGCCGCGTCGGCAACGAACATTACGTCCTGAATGAAAGCGAAATAAGCGACGAGCTGGCGATCAACGAGGTGCTGGTGCGTGCCCGCTATATCAGCGTGGACCCGTACATGCGCATCCAGCAGGCGGAGCGCAACACCTACGACCTTCCGCATCCGCTCGGCATCGTCCAGCGTGCCGGCGTGGTCGGCCAGGTCGTCGCTTCGAACGCCGCCGGCTTCGCGGAAGGCGACTGGGTGTCGACCTACAGCGGCTGGCAGCTGTACGCCAAGTGCCACCAAAGCGAACTGACCAGGCTGGATCCCGAGACGGCTCCGGTGACGTCGGCGCTGGGCGTGCTCGGGATGCCGGGCCGCACCGCCTGGTTCGGGCTGATGGAGGCCGGCAAGCCACGGCCGGGCGACACGCTGGTGGTCTCCGGCGCCGCCGGCGCGGTCGGCTCCCTGGTCGCGCAATTCGGCAAGCGAGCCGGCTGCCGCGTCGTCGGTATCGCCGGCGGTCCCGCGAAATGCGCATTTCTCACCGACACCCTGGGCCTCGACGCCGCGGTCGACTACCGCGCGCATACGACGGCGGAGAGCTTGCGCGCCGCGATCGAGGCGCTTACCGGCGGCGTCGACATCTATTTCGACAATGTCGGCGGCATGGTGACCGACGCCGTCATCCCGCTGATCAAGCTCCGCGCCCGCATCGTCATTTGCGGCGCCATCGCGCAATACGACGGCGGCCTCGACACGCCGGACCTGGCGCCGCGCTTCCTGCAGCACATGCTCTTCAAGCGCGCGACCATCCAGGGCATCCTGGCGCGCGACTTCACCGCGCGGATGGGCGAAATGCTCGAGGTGGTCTCGCCCTGGGTCAAGCGCGGCGAGATCGTCTCGCAGGAGACCATCGTCGACGGTTTCGAGCAGTTGCCGGCGGCACTGGCCAGCCTGTTCGATGGGCGAAACCTGGGCAAGCTGCTGGTGCGCGTATGA